One stretch of Methermicoccus shengliensis DSM 18856 DNA includes these proteins:
- a CDS encoding DNA methyltransferase, translated as MEKKLDNFLKKAPRLEKLGENKYRDPSWDFTRADTKILSHGFHSYPAMMIPQVARKCIELWGKEAKYILDPFMGSGTVLVEAKIHDINSFGFDINPLAVLLAKVKTTPIDTKILKQEFERIVKRTEEKIQRFRKGELNVEIPNYYNIDYWFKPDISKQLALLKEEIWAIDDENVRDFFKVAFSETVRYVSNTRNSEYKLYRIPESRLNGWSPDVFHTFKDYAERNIRKMGDFYRIAKDKRAFAKPMPHNVIEPVEIENVDMILTSPPYGDSRTTVAYGQFSRLSLQWMDFDYELVRNIDRIALGGKSAKSLMHYVPSEKLNVVLEKIAEIDEKRAREVLSYFIDFYKASKIINGYLNEGGVVVFVVANRTVRGIQIPTDEIYVEIFESFGYRHEVTYLRAIPNKRMPHKVSPSNKKGETVSTMALENIVVLKKQ; from the coding sequence ATGGAGAAAAAGCTCGACAACTTTCTCAAAAAAGCACCAAGGCTAGAAAAACTTGGTGAGAACAAATATCGTGACCCGAGCTGGGATTTCACGAGGGCAGATACAAAAATCCTTTCACACGGCTTTCACAGTTATCCGGCGATGATGATCCCACAGGTTGCAAGGAAATGTATCGAACTATGGGGAAAAGAAGCTAAGTACATTCTCGACCCATTTATGGGAAGTGGGACGGTTCTCGTTGAAGCTAAAATCCATGACATAAACTCATTCGGTTTCGATATTAATCCTCTTGCTGTTCTCCTCGCAAAAGTAAAAACAACTCCAATCGACACCAAAATTTTAAAACAAGAGTTTGAGAGAATTGTAAAAAGGACTGAAGAAAAAATCCAAAGGTTCAGAAAGGGCGAGCTCAATGTTGAAATTCCAAATTACTACAACATTGACTACTGGTTTAAACCTGATATTTCTAAACAGCTCGCTCTTCTGAAAGAGGAGATATGGGCCATAGATGACGAAAATGTAAGAGACTTTTTTAAGGTTGCATTTAGTGAGACGGTAAGGTACGTGAGCAACACGAGAAATTCTGAGTACAAACTTTATCGCATTCCTGAAAGTAGATTAAATGGTTGGAGTCCGGACGTTTTTCATACTTTTAAAGACTATGCAGAGAGAAACATAAGAAAAATGGGCGACTTTTACAGAATTGCGAAGGATAAGAGGGCTTTTGCAAAACCAATGCCACACAATGTTATAGAGCCAGTGGAGATTGAGAATGTTGATATGATACTTACTTCACCTCCCTACGGTGACTCTCGGACAACAGTGGCTTATGGACAGTTTTCTCGGTTATCACTACAGTGGATGGACTTTGATTACGAACTTGTTCGTAATATAGACAGAATTGCCCTAGGGGGGAAATCAGCAAAGTCTCTAATGCACTATGTCCCCTCAGAAAAACTCAATGTCGTTTTAGAAAAAATTGCTGAGATTGACGAGAAGAGAGCAAGAGAGGTGTTAAGCTACTTTATAGACTTCTACAAAGCTAGCAAAATCATTAACGGCTATTTAAACGAAGGAGGGGTTGTTGTCTTTGTAGTTGCAAATAGAACTGTGAGAGGGATCCAAATCCCTACTGACGAAATTTATGTGGAGATTTTTGAGAGCTTTGGGTATAGGCATGAAGTCACATATCTTCGTGCGATTCCAAACAAAAGAATGCCTCACAAAGTCTCTCCGAGCAATAAAAAAGGAGAAACAGTAAGTACAATGGCATTAGAAAACATTGTTGTACTAAAGAAGCAGTAA
- a CDS encoding MvaI/BcnI family restriction endonuclease has translation MASEIRSLEDLKRRLLEIKELGWIPSRRSRDTGIGKTFEDLLGIPENNLQLPDVGGIEVKSSREYTQSMITLITFEPPKEWRNVNWTLDDLVATFGETGFENGGPVFHITVYATHYTSNAQQFKLEVREINGTEMVCAVTRREFVGINQNLPRDVVVAYLVDEIVQRISKKLKGCLLIIEAESRTVDDREEFKLKSAKLYTGFSEKRFIELVQEGQIALDIRFGRYKDGKPHNHGTGWRIKKKDVLKLYAREIDLLNDDIPNDINCDNPIIIEDKDTREKDRKITDFISILLLLL, from the coding sequence ATGGCGAGTGAGATAAGGTCATTAGAAGACTTAAAACGACGGCTTTTAGAGATAAAAGAGCTCGGATGGATACCTTCAAGAAGAAGTAGGGACACAGGTATTGGGAAAACCTTTGAAGATCTATTAGGAATCCCTGAAAACAATTTACAATTGCCAGATGTCGGCGGAATCGAGGTGAAGAGCTCACGAGAATATACTCAAAGTATGATCACACTCATAACCTTTGAACCACCGAAAGAGTGGAGAAATGTGAATTGGACACTCGATGATCTCGTAGCAACTTTCGGTGAGACAGGCTTTGAAAACGGTGGCCCTGTTTTTCATATCACAGTATATGCAACACACTACACTTCAAATGCCCAGCAGTTCAAACTCGAAGTGAGAGAAATCAATGGAACAGAGATGGTCTGTGCGGTGACAAGAAGAGAGTTTGTAGGCATAAATCAGAATCTTCCACGTGACGTTGTTGTTGCTTACCTTGTTGACGAAATTGTACAAAGAATTTCAAAGAAATTGAAGGGATGCCTTTTAATAATTGAGGCAGAAAGCAGAACAGTTGATGATAGAGAGGAATTCAAGCTGAAAAGTGCGAAGCTTTACACTGGGTTTAGTGAAAAAAGATTTATAGAACTGGTACAAGAAGGGCAAATAGCGCTGGATATTCGTTTTGGGCGATATAAAGACGGCAAGCCGCATAATCATGGGACTGGCTGGCGGATCAAAAAGAAAGATGTCCTCAAGCTCTATGCTCGTGAAATTGACCTGTTGAACGATGACATTCCAAATGATATTAACTGTGATAACCCGATAATAATCGAGGATAAAGATACAAGAGAAAAAGATAGAAAGATAACGGACTTTATATCAATACTGTTACTGCTTCTTTAG
- the npdG gene encoding NADPH-dependent F420 reductase, with protein MKIALIGGTGGIGRGLAYRWSTKHEVIVGSRKIEKSKRACEDYKRCLEEAGITQCKLLTSTNSMAASEADVVLVCVPFEHVRDALEEVVDQLEGKVVISPVVPMRKEGERMVYEPPEEGSAAMFMRALLPESTSLAAAFHSVPAKKLADLRETRTYDVVVCGQERAKRVAFQLARDAEVLRALDGGGLENAHLVESLTPLLINIGKYNSLKNVGLRFISDHDTD; from the coding sequence ATGAAGATTGCTCTCATCGGCGGCACTGGCGGCATTGGCAGGGGATTGGCGTATAGGTGGAGCACGAAGCACGAGGTAATCGTGGGCTCAAGGAAAATTGAGAAGTCGAAGCGGGCGTGCGAGGACTACAAAAGATGCCTTGAGGAGGCCGGGATAACGCAGTGCAAGCTGCTCACCAGCACCAACTCCATGGCAGCCAGTGAGGCTGACGTGGTGCTGGTATGTGTGCCCTTTGAGCACGTGAGAGATGCGCTCGAGGAGGTTGTGGACCAGCTCGAGGGCAAGGTGGTGATATCCCCCGTGGTCCCCATGAGAAAAGAGGGCGAGAGGATGGTGTATGAGCCGCCAGAGGAGGGCTCTGCTGCGATGTTCATGCGAGCCCTGCTGCCTGAGAGCACATCCCTTGCCGCAGCGTTTCACAGCGTTCCCGCCAAAAAGCTCGCAGACCTCAGGGAGACACGCACGTACGATGTGGTGGTGTGTGGACAGGAGCGTGCAAAGAGGGTGGCATTTCAGCTGGCGAGGGATGCCGAGGTGCTGAGAGCACTGGATGGTGGTGGGCTCGAGAACGCCCATCTTGTCGAAAGCCTTACTCCCCTGCTCATAAACATCGGAAAATACAACAGCCTTAAGAATGTTGGATTGAGATTCATCTCAGACCATGACACTGATTGA
- the thiC gene encoding phosphomethylpyrimidine synthase ThiC, producing the protein MTLIEDARAGRIEGRIASLAASEDFPPEKLARLIALGRVVAPCSDKNAERERRLACIGEHMGIKVNANVGTSKSASSLAEEVEKAKVAERYGAHTVMDLSTGGDVQAVRRAILREVHIPVGTVPVYEPFIERHPAEVDADEFLSAVERHIDDGVDFLTIHAGITKESLVHIERSERVLGIVSRGGSLTAWWIAETGEENPYYSQFDYVLEMCKQEDVTISLGDALRPGCLADASDRGKFSEFIILGELVRRARKAGVQVMVEGPGHVPLDEIELSVKGMKHLCDGAPLYLLGPVTTDVAPGYDHITSAIGAAVAGMYGADFICMCTAAEHLALPSADDIKEGTIVTRIAAHVADIVRLRERARAWDDDMARARARLDWARQFELAMDPEKAVQIHSRSRDSDVCSMCGELCAVKTWKKYMDERR; encoded by the coding sequence ATGACACTGATTGAGGATGCGAGGGCTGGCAGGATAGAGGGGAGGATTGCTTCCCTCGCTGCCAGCGAGGATTTTCCCCCAGAAAAGCTGGCGCGGCTCATCGCATTGGGCCGCGTGGTCGCACCGTGCAGTGATAAAAATGCCGAGAGGGAGCGAAGGCTCGCGTGCATCGGCGAGCACATGGGCATAAAAGTGAATGCCAATGTGGGCACCTCAAAGAGCGCCTCATCGCTCGCGGAGGAGGTCGAGAAGGCGAAGGTTGCCGAGAGATACGGTGCCCACACGGTGATGGATCTCTCCACTGGGGGCGATGTACAGGCCGTGAGAAGGGCAATCCTGAGGGAAGTTCACATACCCGTGGGCACCGTGCCCGTGTACGAGCCCTTCATCGAACGGCATCCCGCCGAGGTGGACGCCGATGAGTTTCTTTCAGCCGTGGAACGGCATATCGATGATGGGGTAGACTTTCTCACGATACACGCGGGAATAACGAAGGAGAGCCTTGTCCACATCGAAAGAAGCGAGCGGGTGCTGGGCATTGTCTCGAGGGGAGGAAGCCTCACTGCGTGGTGGATTGCCGAGACAGGGGAGGAAAACCCCTATTACAGCCAGTTCGACTACGTGCTCGAGATGTGCAAACAGGAAGACGTCACCATATCCCTCGGAGATGCCCTGCGTCCTGGCTGCCTCGCAGATGCCTCGGACAGGGGCAAGTTCTCGGAGTTCATAATCCTCGGTGAGCTGGTCAGGAGGGCAAGAAAGGCGGGCGTGCAGGTGATGGTGGAGGGACCTGGACACGTGCCCCTCGACGAGATAGAGCTCTCAGTGAAGGGGATGAAGCACCTGTGTGATGGGGCACCCCTCTATCTCCTCGGTCCCGTCACCACGGACGTCGCTCCTGGGTACGACCACATCACCAGCGCCATAGGGGCGGCAGTTGCGGGAATGTATGGTGCAGACTTCATATGCATGTGCACAGCTGCCGAGCACCTCGCATTACCATCCGCCGATGACATCAAGGAGGGCACCATAGTGACGAGGATTGCAGCCCACGTGGCAGACATCGTGAGGCTGAGGGAGAGGGCAAGGGCATGGGATGACGACATGGCAAGGGCAAGGGCTAGGCTCGACTGGGCACGACAGTTCGAGCTTGCCATGGACCCGGAAAAGGCTGTGCAGATACACTCGAGGAGCAGGGATTCCGACGTGTGCTCCATGTGTGGGGAGCTGTGTGCCGTCAAGACATGGAAAAAGTACATGGATGAGCGAAGATAG
- the cbpB gene encoding peptide-modifying radical SAM enzyme CbpB, whose protein sequence is MHYNTGENPRLTMCDVNDEWTVVIDPDTMFWALISNKRDLQTTLRDEVIPRYLEVKDVLAEEMKKFRFEVFPTAVYFNAVDRCNADCLYCYIPKPLRSTGRKMSTEEIRTALHRLQDYFSQFEMDGRKPVVVFHGSEPLLVKDSLKEVIDEFDGVFHFGIQTNGTLLEQEDAEFIMERGVSIGLSLDSPDQKTNDHIRKLMGGGGTYEKVTRAIEWFDGYEGLNVVTTITKYNVEHLPQMVDFLHERGVRAALMNPVRGTQPPAVQARPDIEKLTRFFIAAVERAVELTRSSGRPIVIGDYANLVLGIVAPLGRRLMCDITPCGGGRRFFAISADGNIVPCGEFIGFEEFRGGNVLASQRDIERALDSEPFRKVRARVVEHIEHCSTCAFRNICGAPCPAEVYAVEGDMMHKSPYCEFFEHIIRHAFVLIARGDAKYVIKEKDFDYKYKIMA, encoded by the coding sequence ATGCACTACAACACTGGTGAGAATCCAAGACTTACGATGTGTGATGTCAATGATGAGTGGACGGTGGTGATAGACCCGGATACAATGTTCTGGGCACTCATATCAAATAAGAGAGACCTGCAGACCACCCTCAGGGACGAGGTAATACCAAGGTACCTCGAGGTCAAAGATGTGCTTGCAGAGGAGATGAAGAAGTTCAGGTTCGAGGTGTTTCCCACTGCGGTTTACTTCAACGCAGTGGACAGGTGCAACGCTGACTGCCTCTACTGCTACATCCCCAAGCCGCTGAGGAGCACGGGCAGAAAGATGAGCACGGAGGAGATAAGGACTGCACTGCACAGACTGCAAGACTACTTTTCCCAGTTCGAGATGGATGGCAGAAAGCCCGTGGTGGTATTCCATGGCAGCGAGCCCCTGCTCGTAAAGGACAGCCTGAAGGAGGTGATAGACGAGTTCGATGGCGTGTTTCACTTTGGCATTCAGACTAACGGGACGCTCCTCGAGCAGGAGGACGCCGAGTTCATAATGGAAAGGGGGGTGAGCATTGGTCTGTCGCTGGACTCACCAGACCAAAAGACCAACGACCACATACGGAAGCTGATGGGTGGAGGGGGCACATATGAAAAGGTGACAAGAGCAATCGAATGGTTCGATGGCTATGAGGGGCTCAACGTGGTGACCACGATAACGAAGTACAACGTGGAGCATTTGCCCCAGATGGTGGACTTTCTCCATGAGCGTGGGGTGAGGGCAGCGCTCATGAACCCCGTGAGGGGCACACAGCCGCCAGCGGTTCAGGCAAGACCAGATATTGAGAAGCTCACGAGGTTCTTCATCGCCGCGGTGGAGAGGGCAGTGGAGCTCACGAGGTCGTCTGGGCGCCCAATCGTCATTGGAGACTATGCAAACCTCGTGCTGGGCATCGTGGCACCCCTTGGGAGAAGGCTGATGTGCGATATCACGCCCTGTGGAGGGGGAAGGCGGTTCTTTGCCATCTCGGCAGATGGAAATATCGTTCCCTGCGGCGAGTTCATAGGATTCGAGGAGTTTAGGGGAGGGAATGTGCTCGCCTCCCAGAGGGACATAGAACGCGCACTGGATTCCGAGCCGTTTAGAAAGGTGAGGGCAAGGGTGGTGGAGCACATAGAGCACTGCAGCACATGCGCCTTCAGAAATATCTGTGGTGCCCCATGCCCAGCCGAGGTGTACGCGGTGGAGGGAGATATGATGCACAAGAGCCCATACTGTGAGTTCTTCGAGCACATCATACGACATGCGTTTGTGCTCATAGCCCGCGGGGATGCAAAATACGTTATAAAGGAGAAAGATTTTGACTATAAATATAAAATAATGGCCTGA
- a CDS encoding DUF47 domain-containing protein, giving the protein MGFREWIIPKNYVFFDLLEKEVSNLVSGAEALLELLTNYENIEEKKSKIKHIEHDGDHITHQIFEELNVAFITPLDHEDIAHLSSKLDDILDHIDEVARMLVIYDIKEPRENMLELARIILNSTKELERGIRGLRHMKNPREVEACCVETNRLEDYADELFELCMLDVFNTQDVIELIKLKDIYERLEQATDACEDAANTISDIVSKHA; this is encoded by the coding sequence ATGGGATTTAGAGAGTGGATCATCCCCAAGAACTACGTGTTTTTCGACCTTCTGGAAAAGGAGGTGAGCAATCTCGTATCTGGGGCAGAGGCTCTGCTGGAGCTTCTCACGAACTATGAGAACATAGAAGAGAAGAAGAGTAAAATCAAGCACATCGAGCATGACGGAGACCACATCACCCACCAGATATTTGAGGAGCTGAACGTCGCATTCATCACGCCCCTCGACCATGAGGACATCGCTCATCTCTCGTCCAAGCTGGACGATATCCTCGACCACATAGACGAGGTGGCGAGGATGCTGGTCATATACGATATCAAGGAGCCGAGGGAGAACATGCTCGAGCTGGCAAGGATAATCCTGAACTCCACGAAAGAGCTCGAGAGGGGCATAAGGGGCCTAAGACACATGAAAAATCCCAGAGAGGTCGAGGCGTGCTGTGTGGAGACCAACAGGCTGGAGGACTACGCAGACGAGCTGTTCGAGCTGTGCATGCTCGATGTGTTCAACACGCAGGACGTGATTGAGCTCATAAAGCTGAAGGACATCTATGAGAGGCTCGAGCAGGCCACAGATGCGTGTGAGGATGCGGCAAACACCATCAGCGACATTGTATCCAAGCATGCGTGA
- a CDS encoding inorganic phosphate transporter produces the protein MVGAEVVIGAIIFLALIFDFLNGFHDAANAIATVVATRVLTPLQAVGLAATFNLLGPLVFTTAVAKTVGRGIVVPDVITLSVLAATLIGAISWNLITWWFGLPISSSHSLIGGLIGAAVAANGWGVVYLPSTSLLASLLFYSLLAVAVCCVGWLTIHKVLHIDISNRTVLIGVLLGFAVGIPMITLTGRIPVGGISAVVLFMAVAPILGLCGGFFVASLVIRLFRRYTAETMNKYFRRLQLVSASFYSLTHGANDAQKTMGIITLLLFSQGMIPSFEVPVWVILSASGAMALGTFFGGWRIVATMAKRVTKLRPYQGFCAESTGGMVLALMAVFGIPVSTTQVISGSIMGVGMTKSLTSVRWGVARQIVGAWILTIPAAAVVGALAEFTISTLF, from the coding sequence ATGGTGGGCGCTGAGGTTGTCATTGGGGCGATAATCTTTCTCGCCCTCATCTTCGACTTTCTCAATGGCTTTCACGATGCTGCCAACGCCATTGCAACGGTGGTCGCCACCCGCGTGCTCACACCCCTTCAGGCAGTTGGGCTTGCCGCCACCTTCAACCTCCTGGGTCCGCTCGTGTTCACCACCGCCGTGGCCAAGACAGTGGGCAGGGGTATAGTGGTCCCAGATGTGATTACCCTCTCGGTGCTGGCAGCCACCCTCATCGGGGCGATTTCCTGGAATCTAATCACGTGGTGGTTCGGGCTGCCCATCTCGAGCAGCCACAGCCTCATTGGAGGGCTAATCGGAGCTGCAGTGGCTGCCAACGGGTGGGGTGTGGTGTATCTTCCCAGCACGTCCCTGCTCGCATCCCTCCTGTTCTACTCCCTGCTCGCCGTTGCCGTGTGCTGTGTGGGATGGCTCACCATCCACAAGGTGCTGCACATAGACATAAGCAACCGCACGGTGCTCATCGGCGTGCTGCTCGGCTTTGCCGTCGGGATACCCATGATCACACTCACTGGCAGGATTCCCGTGGGTGGTATATCGGCGGTTGTGCTGTTCATGGCAGTGGCTCCCATACTCGGGCTCTGTGGCGGGTTCTTTGTGGCATCGCTCGTCATAAGGCTGTTCAGACGATATACCGCCGAGACCATGAACAAATACTTCAGAAGGCTTCAGCTGGTATCCGCCTCCTTTTACTCGCTCACCCATGGTGCCAACGATGCCCAAAAAACGATGGGAATCATCACCCTCCTGCTGTTTTCACAGGGAATGATACCCTCGTTCGAGGTGCCTGTGTGGGTCATCCTAAGCGCATCTGGAGCCATGGCTCTGGGCACATTCTTTGGTGGATGGCGCATCGTGGCAACGATGGCAAAGAGGGTCACAAAGCTCAGGCCATATCAGGGATTCTGTGCAGAGAGCACTGGGGGGATGGTGCTCGCCCTCATGGCAGTGTTTGGTATCCCCGTGAGCACCACACAGGTGATCTCGGGCTCCATCATGGGAGTGGGGATGACCAAGAGCCTAACATCGGTGAGATGGGGCGTGGCAAGGCAGATAGTGGGGGCATGGATACTCACAATACCAGCGGCAGCAGTGGTGGGTGCCCTTGCAGAGTTCACAATCTCGACACTGTTCTAA
- a CDS encoding MogA/MoaB family molybdenum cofactor biosynthesis protein: protein MMTHRPVGGSLRFVVCVCSTSRYASYGRCTTPPPDDRSGRLAIELIEGAGHTASYVLVSDDERMIDGVIEHFLSGEDDVLLLIGGTGLTSRDITIERAERWYHKPVTGFGELFRLLSFHEVGTAAMLSRASAGVCSGKAIFCVPGSSKAVELALSKLILCEVGHVIRHARE from the coding sequence ATGATGACCCATAGGCCAGTAGGGGGGTCGCTGAGGTTTGTGGTGTGCGTGTGCAGCACCTCGAGATACGCGTCTTATGGAAGGTGCACCACACCTCCACCAGATGACCGCTCTGGCAGGCTTGCGATAGAACTCATCGAGGGGGCTGGGCATACCGCTTCTTACGTGCTCGTGTCTGACGATGAGCGCATGATAGATGGGGTGATAGAGCACTTTCTCTCGGGAGAGGATGACGTGCTGCTGCTCATAGGTGGCACTGGGCTGACCTCGAGGGACATAACGATAGAGCGGGCAGAAAGGTGGTATCACAAACCCGTCACAGGGTTTGGTGAGCTGTTCAGACTTCTCAGCTTCCATGAGGTGGGAACGGCGGCGATGCTCTCGAGGGCATCTGCCGGGGTGTGCTCTGGAAAGGCAATCTTCTGTGTTCCTGGTTCCTCGAAGGCGGTGGAGCTTGCCCTCTCAAAGCTCATACTGTGTGAGGTGGGACACGTTATCAGACATGCGAGAGAGTAG
- a CDS encoding ATP-dependent DNA helicase: MRIAECGYAFPEALLEIYRSRGIVELYPPQEEAINAGLLEGKNLLAAIPTASGKTLIAELAMVRSILEGGKALYIVPLRALAAEKHAEFSKLSSVGISVGISTGDFDVRDEGLGEHDIIVATCEKVDSLIRNGASWIGELTCVVLDEVHLIDSPTRGPTLEMTVAKLKAMLPHLQIVALSATVANPEEVARWLDANLVVSDWRPVLLREGVFLDGVVEFSDGTMRQLKGGAEPISSLVESTVSEGGQCLVFESTRQNAESCAKRVASTTQRTLSEEDEQAVGEMADQIESTSDVLLVRKLAACVRRGAAFHHAGLDAQHRAIVERGFRSGHIKCVVSTPTLAFGLNLPARMVIIRGYRRYDPAYGSIPIPVLEYKQMAGRAGRPFLDPYGEAVLVAKSQDEAAYLMETYVRGEPERITSKLASESVLRSHILSLIASGFAKSLDGVVEFMRGTLYMCQQEGFSLSFVISSVIGVLEQMGMLTEESGVLVATPLGEKVSRLYIDPLSAHRMVRCLMSSIEPTPLTLVHVLCSTPDMRTLYVRSSEFDDVEAYIEEHAHEFYRIPPMESGEYDAFVREVKTARVLLEWMDEVPEDALCSRYRMGPGDIRALVETARWLAHALTELARLLHADAHGLASVIEKRMQYGVRQELLPLVRLKGIGRVRARRLYDAGYRTPDALAHNPEEVARIIGERTAKKLLLGIDVKGEGVQPPQRKLGEF, from the coding sequence ATGAGGATAGCAGAGTGTGGGTATGCGTTTCCAGAGGCTCTCCTTGAGATATACAGGAGCAGGGGAATCGTGGAGCTGTATCCTCCACAGGAGGAAGCGATTAATGCTGGGCTGCTTGAGGGCAAGAACCTGCTCGCCGCCATACCAACAGCATCTGGAAAGACCCTCATCGCCGAGCTTGCCATGGTGAGAAGCATTCTCGAGGGTGGAAAGGCACTCTACATCGTGCCCCTTCGAGCCCTTGCAGCAGAAAAGCATGCAGAGTTCTCAAAGCTCTCTTCAGTTGGGATAAGTGTGGGCATATCCACGGGAGACTTCGATGTGCGCGATGAGGGGCTTGGGGAGCACGACATCATAGTGGCAACGTGCGAGAAGGTGGACTCGCTCATCAGAAATGGTGCCTCGTGGATAGGGGAGCTCACATGTGTGGTGCTGGACGAGGTGCACCTCATCGACTCGCCCACACGGGGACCCACCCTCGAGATGACGGTGGCAAAGCTCAAGGCAATGCTGCCCCACCTGCAGATTGTGGCCCTCTCTGCAACTGTTGCCAATCCCGAGGAAGTCGCACGCTGGCTGGATGCGAACCTCGTGGTCAGTGATTGGCGTCCAGTGCTCTTAAGGGAGGGTGTTTTTCTCGATGGGGTGGTCGAGTTCTCGGATGGTACGATGAGGCAGCTCAAAGGGGGAGCAGAGCCAATCTCCAGCCTTGTGGAGAGCACCGTGAGTGAGGGTGGGCAGTGCCTCGTGTTCGAGTCCACGCGCCAGAACGCCGAGAGCTGTGCCAAGAGGGTTGCCAGCACCACACAGAGAACCCTCTCTGAAGAGGATGAGCAAGCGGTGGGCGAGATGGCTGACCAGATCGAGAGCACGAGCGACGTGCTGCTCGTGAGAAAGCTTGCGGCATGTGTGAGGAGGGGTGCTGCATTTCACCATGCTGGGCTCGATGCCCAGCACCGCGCCATCGTGGAGAGGGGCTTTCGGTCGGGGCATATCAAGTGTGTGGTGAGCACCCCCACCCTCGCATTTGGACTGAACCTCCCTGCGAGGATGGTAATCATAAGGGGCTATAGAAGATACGACCCGGCGTACGGGAGCATCCCCATTCCCGTGCTCGAGTACAAACAGATGGCCGGGAGGGCTGGAAGACCATTCCTCGACCCATACGGGGAGGCGGTGCTCGTGGCAAAATCTCAGGACGAGGCTGCATACCTCATGGAGACATATGTGAGGGGAGAGCCAGAGCGCATAACCTCCAAGCTGGCAAGCGAGAGCGTGCTTCGCTCTCACATCCTGTCCCTCATTGCCTCGGGGTTTGCCAAGAGCCTCGATGGCGTGGTGGAGTTCATGAGGGGCACGCTGTACATGTGCCAGCAGGAGGGCTTTTCCCTCTCGTTCGTGATAAGTTCGGTGATAGGGGTGTTAGAGCAGATGGGAATGCTCACAGAGGAGAGCGGCGTGCTGGTGGCAACACCCCTCGGTGAAAAGGTGTCGAGGCTGTACATCGACCCATTGAGTGCCCACAGGATGGTGCGGTGCTTGATGTCCTCCATAGAGCCCACTCCCCTCACGCTGGTGCACGTGCTGTGCTCCACGCCCGATATGCGCACCCTGTATGTCAGGAGCAGTGAGTTCGATGATGTGGAGGCCTACATAGAGGAGCATGCCCACGAGTTCTATCGTATCCCGCCAATGGAGAGCGGGGAGTACGATGCCTTTGTTCGGGAGGTAAAGACCGCAAGGGTGCTGCTCGAGTGGATGGACGAGGTTCCAGAGGATGCGCTGTGCTCCCGCTATCGGATGGGACCTGGGGACATTCGAGCCCTCGTGGAGACCGCACGCTGGCTCGCCCATGCGCTGACAGAGCTTGCGAGGCTCCTCCACGCCGATGCCCATGGGCTTGCATCCGTGATTGAGAAGAGAATGCAGTATGGTGTGAGGCAGGAGCTGCTACCCCTCGTGAGGCTCAAGGGCATAGGAAGGGTGAGGGCGAGAAGGCTGTACGACGCTGGATACAGGACGCCCGATGCCCTCGCACACAACCCAGAGGAGGTGGCAAGGATAATAGGCGAAAGAACTGCCAAGAAGCTGCTGCTTGGCATCGATGTGAAAGGTGAGGGCGTGCAGCCCCCTCAGAGGAAGCTCGGTGAGTTTTGA
- a CDS encoding DUF167 domain-containing protein yields the protein MDAMEAIRKTDDGVLLDVEVSPSSKRTEIPAGYDAWRKRIVVKVAAPPRGGRANTELVREIARRLGVPTSSVRIVAGEASTKKTIKVLGVEPGTVYTALFEG from the coding sequence ATGGACGCAATGGAGGCAATCAGAAAAACGGATGATGGCGTGCTCCTCGATGTGGAGGTGAGCCCGTCCTCCAAGAGGACTGAAATTCCCGCTGGATATGATGCATGGCGCAAAAGGATAGTGGTGAAAGTGGCAGCACCTCCACGGGGGGGCAGAGCCAACACCGAGCTTGTGAGGGAAATCGCCCGAAGGCTTGGAGTACCCACATCCAGTGTGAGAATCGTGGCAGGAGAGGCGAGCACAAAGAAGACCATCAAAGTTCTGGGAGTGGAGCCCGGCACAGTGTACACCGCCCTTTTTGAGGGGTGA